Proteins encoded together in one Impatiens glandulifera chromosome 1, dImpGla2.1, whole genome shotgun sequence window:
- the LOC124919732 gene encoding 30S ribosomal protein S2, chloroplastic: protein MTRRYWNINLEEMMSSGVHFGHGTRKWNPRMAPYISAKRKGIHITNLIRTARFLSEACDLVFDASSRGKQFLIVGTKNKAADSVAWAAIRARCNYVNKKWLGGMLTNWSTTETRLHKFRDLRMEQKMGRLGRLPKRDAAILKRQLSHLQTYLGGIKYMTGLPDIVIIVDQHEESTALRECITLGIPTICLIDTNCDPDLADISIPANDDAIASIRLILNKLVFAICEGRSSYRINP, encoded by the coding sequence ATGACAAGAAGATATTGGAACATCAATTTGGAAGAGATGATGTCGTCGGGAGTTCATTTTGGCCATGGTACTAGGAAATGGAACCCTAGAATGGCACCGTATATCTCTGCAAAGCGTAAAGGTATTCATATTACAAATCTTATTCGAACTGCTCGTTTTTTATCGGAAGCTTGTGATTTGGTTTTTGACGCATCAAGTAGGGGAAAACAATTCTTAATTGTTGGTACCAAAAATAAAGCAGCTGATTCAGTAGCATGGGCTGCAATAAGGGCTCGATgtaattatgttaataaaaaatggCTCGGTGGTATGTTAACGAATTGGTCCACTACAGAAACCAGACTTCATAAGTTCAGAGACTTGCGAATGGAACAAAAAATGGGTAGACTCGGCCGTCTTCCAAAAAGAGATGCGGCTATATTGAAAAGACAATTATCTCATTTGCAAACATATCTGGGCGGGATTAAATATATGACAGGTTTACCCGATATCGTAATCATTGTTGATCAGCACGAGGAATCTACGGCTCTTCGAGAATGTATTACTTTGGGAATTCCAACAATTTGTTTAATCGATACAAATTGTGATCCCGATCTTGCAGATATTTCGATTCCAGCAAACGATGACGCTATAGCTTCAATACGATTAATTCTTAACAAATTAGTATTTGCAATTTGTGAGGGTCGTTCTAGCTATAGAATTAATccttga